A genome region from Drosophila simulans strain w501 chromosome 2R, Prin_Dsim_3.1, whole genome shotgun sequence includes the following:
- the LOC6735917 gene encoding uncharacterized protein LOC6735917, with protein MATTFVGSKFSKHVLVEEEEGEEEEEDSAESGSTSSFSLQECIDEFRARRIRRVSTQSRDCETNNNHINMSRQLPRVRRTTDADLINQNRCNKEQERKGKPCQNGFCYCFTSDSGDCGSTAPPRDQHVRLPRRSRRSESAKPAKQNNLGSQRQQAEKLRRSEPTSINSGFKTPLTAVSRLRAVAGEDEPLIHIIQELHDNCVVSEVRVNRHKLSDSGSSCRHRSTKREPTKMLSYEPIAYKPSAPVLSNISEQESAVEEEQEKEELATEPTSRRSSRSRRSSGAGGRLLQKRLSQGQVSFKARNSQLPPPKPPRRSSQSLDGKLSQSSLTSTNPSVREAERVLDEFLRKRGVQVPTSNLEPSRKKDSKRRSFPMAEVEKPTHPRSHKQLPTCPSLSDIERVVESKRGSNYARNIRQESSRKGAHTKEVIIGWTEPKITDMLNYEGKTASEFRTPAEPQVGIGWQLPKAQPQPVVPKVSLDTVDGSVCENLASNMMHKETPIKYPSRVNTAGGQASQKFIWGEQWRNLSPWKGNKPKNLGKKSKNFLNNSKKKILRFVSPKKSNQEDNTQLDQHRFTPQQCTIGVQTSTSQLDLHSQSPPGSYHSPMQTTPSGTTTSTRQQLDTEQPYFDFERKVKAPTPPKKLPRANRARKLDFQAAAAPTTYRSYHKDLDQDVTITKMGYLLSSIRAKLEASDEQAVRTFQNCSRRFDRHEPQISHLQTESYDCTDGPSSGATTSLATTRQQRDLDSEPIYSEIEEDCLRIRGSPHHEVRTAAQIIDHTPTPTESSTAYVSESVPAPSPSRDDISAMYARVQKTPKNSPQMKPLVKPQISFQAIQPQKSTHSASPPITTPIVLDQAVQPKSCTQSNPPQLSTQMVSPQATAPQQPVALGHFLHESLKNGNFFQFMPLPEEPSGTESSCSASQTTESSVVRQPKLKLPPPHTHHSLNNISEQHSPPKQNRNLSRSELSLQRSEIFLDNLCRSELVLDRLEKVPNNTSNVDSVSYDMPEQLYADYSLVGAGSAGSSFVTNDYGSGQIEPEPANQSTPKKKQSQRFTTKPASNLTIEIHDGQATSLRQFGNNLSISCPTTPQQAEASQAVDPSVLHNSSSLGELMQTEPNPSDSQLMSVSALARYRLLKNALRRSYRKGKDFFLAEKQRLAQSLNLSRDQSNQTDGELDSSTYYASFNVDSLLNDSLNPNEQLAQAVSICRQMPELEISAEMVEAERLLLFSTLRKSTPLGGQLNEEALAARRKSQCLLIDAMELPVRADVSRDMFFNYHYICTFECGGRIRSTQSVECQNGSAFFRDCGLEFYSGENADSLELRCQIFMLRLRKVSTLALEPAKSLRRGSGNLGSANSSCSAGSGGEQIMSRFRLHASFHLRAVDLSPFQLVTNESRSSDKICLRSSSSWQVPLSTHTKSTNLGPAISITGRVDLRLPKTRFSGYLNVQDPKSQHNWNRRWCILDGVRLSVWQHEDNLESDTPIFSLELPGLGQSQIAAAPRELCARARSFLLQGRESDYESGVFFAADTQAELSEWLTHLNEAIAFARHWLCS; from the exons ATGGCCACC ACTTTTGTGGGCTCAAAGTTCTCCAAACATGTTCTAgttgaagaagaagagggggaggaggaggaggaggattcCGCCGAGTCTGGTTCCACATCGTCGTTCAGTTTACAGGAGTGCATCGACGAGTTCAGGGCACGCCGCATTCGCCGTGTGTCCACTCAAAGCCGCGACTGCGAGACCAACAATAACCACATCAACATGTCCCGACAGCTTCCCCGAGTCCGCAGAACCACGGATGCGGACCTAATCAACCAGAATCGCTGcaacaaggagcaggagcgcaAGGGGAAGCCGTGCCAGAACGGCTTCTGCTACTGCTTCACCAGCGACAGCGGAGACTGCGGCTCCACAGCGCCGCCACGTGACCAGCACGTGCGACTACCAAGGCGCAGCAGGCGATCTGAGAGCGCCAAG CCCGCCAAGCAGAACAATCTCGGcagccagcggcagcaggcGGAGAAACTTCGTCGAAGTGAGCCGACCAGCATAAATTCTGGCTTCAAAACTCCCTTAACTGCTGTCAGTCGCTTGAGAGCCGTGGCCGGCGAGGATGAACCGCTTATACACATCATCCAGGAGCTGCACGACAACTGTGTGGTGTCCGAAGTGCGCGTGAACCGCCACAAGCTGTCAGATTCTGGCTCCAGTTGCCGGCACAGGAGCACAAAGAGAGAGCCTACTAAAATGCTTTCATACGAACCCATAGCCTATAAGCCCTCAGCTCCTGTTTTGTCTAACATCAGCGAACAGGAATCCGctgtggaggaggagcaggagaaggaaGAGCTGGCCACCGAGCCCACAAGTCGCAGGAGCTCTCGCTCTAGACGCAGTTCCGGAGCAGGTGGACGCCTGCTGCAGAAGCGCCTCTCGCAGGGTCAAGTCAGCTTCAAGGCACGCAACTCGCAGCTGCCGCCTCCGAAGCCGCCGCGTCGCAGCTCCCAAAGTCTGGATGGGAAGCTATCGCAATCCTCGCTCACCTCCACGAATCCTTCGGTGCGGGAGGCCGAGCGAGTGCTGGACGAGTTCCTGCGCAAGCGTGGCGTTCAGGTGCCTACGAGCAACTTGGAGCCTTCGCGCAAAAAGGACAGCAAGCGCAGATCGTTTCCCATGG CTGAGGTAGAGAAGCCCACGCATCCCAGGAGCCACAAGCAACTGCCCACCTGCCCCTCACTCAGTGACATTGAGCGCGTGGTGGAGTCCAAGCGGGGTTCAAATTACGCCCGGAATATTCGGCAGGAGAGCAGTCGCAAAGGAGCGCACACCAAGGAGGTTATTATTGGCTGGACAGAACCCAAGATCACCGATATGCTCAACTACGAGGGCAAGACAGCCAGCGAGTTTAGGACGCCGGCGGAACCCCAAGTGGGCATTGGATGGCAACTGCCTAAAGCGCAGCCGCAGCCTGTAGTGCCAAAGGTTTCCTTGGACACTGTTGATGGAAGTGTTTGCGAGAACCTGGCATCCAATATGATGCACAAGGAGACGCCCATCAAGTATCCCAGTCGAGTTAACACGGCAGGAGGTCAGGCCAGCCAGAAGTTCATCTGGGGCGAGCAGTGGCGGAATCTATCTCCTTGGAAGGGTAACAAACCGAAGAACCTTGGAAAGAAGTCCAAGAACTTCCTGAACAACTCCAAAAAGAAGATCCTGCGCTTCGTCTCGCCGAAGAAGTCTAATCAGGAGGATAACACGCAGCTGGATCAGCACAGATTCACTCCCCAACAGTGCACTATTGGGGTACAGACCTCTACCTCGCAACTGGACCTACATTCACAGTCTCCGCCGGGAAGCTACCACTCCCCCATGCAGACCACGCCCTCGGGTACCACCACATCCACCCGCCAACAGCTGGACACAGAGCAGCCGTACTTCGATTTCGAACGCAAGGTGAAGGCGCCGACTCCGCCGAAGAAGCTGCCCCGTGCCAACAGAGCCCGCAAGCTGGACtttcaagcagcagcagcacccacCACCTATCGTTCGTATCACAAGGATCTCGACCAGGACGTCACCATCACCAAAATGGGCTATCTGCTCAGCAGCATCAGGGCCAAGCTGGAGGCCAGCGATGAGCAGGCAGTGAGAACCTTTCAG AACTGCTCTCGCCGCTTTGACCGCCATGAGCCTCAGATCAGCCATCTTCAAACCGAAAGCTACGACTGCACAGACGGACCCAGCAGTGGGGCAACCACATCGTTGGCCACCACACGGCAACAGCGCGATCTCGACAGCGAGCCCATTTACTCGGAGATTGAGGAAGACTGCCTGCGAATTAGAGGGAGTCCGCACCACGAGGTTAGGACCGCTGCACAGATCATAGACCACACGCCGACTCCTACGGAAAGCTCCACCGCGTATGTGAGTGAGTCTGTACCTGCGCCGTCGCCCTCGCGCGATGATATCAGTGCCATGTACGCCAGGGTGCAAAAGACGCCGAAGAACTCGCCGCAAATGAAGCCACTGGTTAAGCCTCAGATCAGTTTCCAAGCCATTCAGCCACAGAAGAGTACTCATTCCGCTTCGCCGCCTATAACAACACCTATTGTTCTTGATCAGGCGGTACAACCTAAAAGCTGCACCCAGTCGAATCCACCGCAGCTAAGCACCCAGATGGTTTCACCACAAGCGACTGCTCCTCAGCAGCCTGTAGCGTTGGGTCACTTTCTCCACGAATCCCTGAAGAACGGTAACTTCTTTCAGTTCATGCCTCTGCCCGAGGAGCCGAGTGGAACGGAATCCTCCTGCTCAGCCAGTCAGACCACTGAGTCCTCTGTGGTTCGCCAGCCGAAGTTAAAGTTGCCTCCGCCACATACCCACCATTCCTTAAACAATATCAGTGAGCAACACTCGCCGCCCAAGCAGAACCGGAATCTTTCTCGTTCAGAACTCTCTCTGCAGCGCAGCGAGATCTTCTTGGACAATCTGTGCCGCAGTGAACTGGTGTTGGATCGCCTGGAAAAGGTGCCCAAT AACACTTCTAATGTGGATTCCGTTTCGTACGACATGCCCGAGCAGCTCTACGCAGATTATAGCTTGGTTGGAGCGGGCAGCGCCGGCAGCTCCTTCGTGACCAACGATTACGGCTCCGGGCAAATCGAACCTGAACCGGCCAACCAGAGTACGCCGAAAAAGAAGCAGAGCCAGCGCTTTACAACCAAG CCCGCTTCCAATTTGACCATAGAAATTCATGATGGCCAAGCCACGTCGCTGCGCCAGTTTGGAAACAATCTGAGCATCAGTTGCCCCACAACTCCCCAGCAGGCGGAGGCCTCGCAGGCAGTGGATCCCTCTGTCctgcacaacagcagcagtttGGGTGAGCTGATGCAGACGGAGCCCAATCCCAGTGACAGCCAGCTGATGTCAGTCAGCGCCCTCGCTCGCTACCGCCTCCTGAAGAATGCCCTTCGTCGTTCGTACCGCAAGGGAAAGGACTTCTTCCTGGCGGAGAAGCAGCGCCTGGCTCAGAGCCTCAATCTCTCGAGGGATCAATCGAATCAGACGGATGGGGAGCTGGATAGCAGCACCTACTACGCCAGCTTCAACGTGGATTCCTTGCTAAACGATTCCCTGAACCCAAACGAGCAGCTGGCCCAAGCTGTGAGCATATGTCGGCAGATGCCGGAATTGGAGATCTCTGCGGAGATGGTGGAGGCGGAGCGACTGTTGCTCTTCTCTACCTTGCGAAAATCGACTCCACTTGGTGGCCAATTGAATGAAGAAGCATTGGCCGCACGTAGAAAATCCCAGTGCCTGCTGATCGACGCCATGGAACTGCCGGTGAGGGCGGACGTCAGCCGGGATATGTTCTTCAACTACCACTACATCTGCACCTTTGAGTGCGGAGGACGCATACGATCCACTCAGTCGGTAGAGTGCCAGAATGGCTCCGCCTTCTTTCGAGACTGTGGCTTGGAGTTCTACAGTGGAGAAAATGCGGACTCCTTGGAGCTGCGCTGTCAGATCTTCATGCTCCGCCTGCGCAAAGTTTCCACTCTGGCCTTGGAGCCTGCCAAGTCTCTG CGCCGCGGCAGCGGAAACTTAGGTTCTGCCAACTCGAGCTGCTCTGCGGGTTCTGGTGGTGAGCAAATCATGTCACGCTTTCGCTTACATGCCTCTTTCCATCTGCGAGCTGTGGATCTGTCACCATTTCAACTGGTGACCAATGAGTCGAGATCAAGCGACAAAATCTGCCTGCGCAGTTCTAGCTCCTGGCAAGTTCCCCTGAGCACGCACACCAAATCCACGAATCTGGGACCTGCCATATCTATTACTGGCAGAGTGGACTTACGGCTGCCCAAGACCCGCTTCTCTGGCTACCTAAATGTTCAGGATCCGAAGAGCCAGCACAACTGGAACCGCAGATGGTGCATTCTGGATGGCGTGCGGTTATCCGTTTGGCAACACGAGGATAATCTGGAAAGTGATACCCCGATATTCTCGCTGGAGTTGCCTGGACTCGGACAATCCCAGATAGCTGCAGCCCCCCGCGAGCTGTGTGCTCGGGCGAGAAGTTTTCTGCTGCAAGGAAGGGAATCAGATTACGAATCGGGAGTCTTCTTTGCTGCCGATACGCAAGCGGAGCTCTCGGAATGGCTAACCCATCTAAATGAGGCTATAGCTTTCGCCAGGCACTGGCTGTGCTCCTGA
- the LOC6735913 gene encoding LOW QUALITY PROTEIN: uncharacterized protein LOC6735913 (The sequence of the model RefSeq protein was modified relative to this genomic sequence to represent the inferred CDS: inserted 1 base in 1 codon), whose amino-acid sequence MERVRVWPRSYPTNLIDKDWGNRKLLHRKDSENFLRLVHDMKLRDDDVWIVTLPKCGTTWMQELLWLLLNNCDFEGALAKDQELRTPFLEFGYSVFQDLNRSFGPIEELKSPRLIKSHLPLALLPSKLWEGNNKVVYVSRSPLDSYVSRYYHGVSFGSNYGKTLHQYFDEWLASDDFPTEFIEHAHEFYQLRNEPWVFYTSFEMMKKDLRGVINDVSRFLNKPINDQQMEKLLKHLSFSEMKKNPTTNHLWELAQVQHENAGKEVHPFVRRGDVNGYKDELKPEQIKKANVRIQEVLAKNGVTMDELLLLNDPPCMGLCTQHSXNSEAITLRNGPKAHQHQCSSECTRWLCVCVRVKVVKAESRGRTGPILMLMQGSRDAEMPTPPPQRDAKNGKQATFIAGRAAREVFTVLRERRISQDGNRGSYMMCAPHSLPVTSRLLLLVVTLLFCPVQAHLSKRSYSDQSVHGYMTERTCWWNEVCKEEFQSLFRCKCPQFSYCRSPGRYYNAYCSMTDTGYIWTQPNWDWGA is encoded by the exons ATGGAACGGGTTCGGGTCTGGCCGCGGAGCTATCCCACGAACCTCATCGATAAGGACTGGGGCAATCGAAAGCTACTGCATAGAAAAGATTCGGAGAACTTTCTTCGCTTGGTGCACGATATGAAGCTCAGAGATGACGATGTCTGGATCGTAACCCTACCGAAATGCGGAACCACTTGGATGCAGGAACTGCTCTGGTTGCTGCTCAACAACTGCGATTTCGAGGGGGCGTTGGCCAAGGACCAGGAGCTGCGAACTCCGTTTCTCGA GTTCGGTTACTCCGTTTTTCAGGACCTGAACCGCTCATTCGGGCCTATCGAGGAACTGAAGTCCCCGCGACTGATAAAGTCCCACCTTCCGCTTGCCCTCCTCCCCTCAAAACTTTGGGAGGGAAACAACAAAGTGGTCTATGTGTCCCGTAGCCCCCTGGACTCCTATGTCTCCCGATATTATCACGGAGTATCCTTTGGTTCCAATTACGGGAAGACACTGCACCAGTACTTCGATGAGTGGTTGGCCTCTGATGATTTCCCCACGGAGTTCATTGAACACGCCCATGAGTTCTACCAACTGAGGAACGAGCCTTGGGTCTTTTACACCAGCTTCGAAATGATGAAGAAAGATCTGCGAGGAGTGATCAACGATGTCTCCAGATTTCTGAATAAACCCATCAACGATCAGCAAATGGAGAAACTGCTGAAGCATTTGTCCTTCTCGGAAATGAAGA AAAATCCCACCACGAATCATCTGTGGGAGTTGGCCCAAGTGCAACACGAAAATGCTGGTAAAGAAGTTCACCC ATTCGTGAGACGAGGTGATGTCAATGGTTACAAGGACGAATTGAAGCCCGAACAAATTAAGAAGGCCAATGTCCGCATACAAGAGGTTCTTGCGAAGAACGGAGTGACTATGGACGAACTACTGCTCCTGAATGATCC GCCCTGTATGGGATTGTGTACCCAGCACA CAAACAGTGAGGCAATCACCCTTCGAAATGGGCCAAAAGCACACCAACACCAGTGCAGCAGTGAATGCACTcgctggctgtgtgtgtgtgtgcgtgtgaaaGTAGTGAAAGCTGAAAGCCGAGGGCGAACGGGGCCAATACTTATGCTTATGCAAGGCAGCCGAGATGCCGAGATGCCGACGCCACCGCCCCAAAGGGATGccaaaaacggaaaacagGCGACATTCATCGCAGGACGTGCGGCACGTGAAGTGTTCACTGTACTTCGGGAGCGGAGGATAAGTCAAGACGGCAACAGAGGAAGCTATATGATG TGCGCCCCCCACTCGCTGCCCGTGACGTCACGACTGTTGCTTCTGGTGGTGACGCTGCTCTTCTGCCCCGTGCAGGCGCATCTCTCGAAGCGAAGCTACTCGGATCAGAGTGTCCACGGCTACATGACCGAG CGCACCTGCTGGTGGAACGAGGTGTGCAAGGAGGAGTTCCAGAGCCTCTTCCGCTGCAAGTGCCCCCAGTTCTCCTACTGCCG CTCGCCGGGACGCTACTACAATGCCTACTGCTCGATGACGGACACCGGTTATATTTGGACCCAGCCGAACTGGGATTGGGGGGCGTAG
- the LOC6735916 gene encoding peptidyl-alpha-hydroxyglycine alpha-amidating lyase 2, whose protein sequence is MSRLLFVALLAISLGCVAPSSSNHLPAGLAVDLGPGVNLNERFFDQVRALIKRRLQEKGLAKPEQPELAMPLADDDAVALQNQRSYDNVPLPAASVPTPVLVENWPTEQHSFGQVTAVAVDPQGSPVVFHRAERYWDVNTFNESNIYYLIEYGPIKENTIYVLDAKTGAIKSGWGSNMFYMPHGLTIDLHGNYWITDVAMHQAFKFKPFSNKPLLTIGKRFRPGSSVKHLCKPTSIAVATTGEFFVADGYCNSRILKFNAAGKLLRTIPQPPEFLSLQVPHAITLLEHLDLLCIADRENMRVVCPKAGLISSHGEGEPAATIQEPDLGRVFGVASFGDIVFAVNGPTSMLPVRGFTIDPRSETIIGHWGEFKNPHSMAVSVNGSALYVTEIGTNHQTNRVWKYVLA, encoded by the exons ATGTCGCGTCTCCTGTTCGTGGCGCTGCTGGCCATAAGCTTGGGATGTGTggcgcccagcagcagcaaccacctGCCAGCGGGCTTGGCCGTGGACCTGGGACCAGGTGTCAACCTCAACGAGCGCTTCTTCGACCAGGTGCGGGCGCTCATCAAGAGGAGGCTTCAGGAGAAGGGGCTCGCGAAGCCGGAGCAGCCAGAGCTGGCAATGCCACTGGCCGACGATGATGCAGTGGCCCTGCAGAACCAACGCAGCTACGACAACGTGCCCCTTCCGGCGGCCAGCGTGCCGACTCCCGTGCTCGTGGAGAACTGGCCCACCGAGCAGCACAGCTTTGGCCAGGTCACCGCCGTGGCCGTGGATCCGCAGGGCAGTCCGGTGGTTTTCCACCGCGCCGAGCGCTACTGGGATGTAAA CACATTCAACGAGAGCAATATATACTACCTTATTGAGTACGGGCCCATCAAGGAGAACACCATATACGTGCTGGACGCGAAGACGGGCGCCATCAAGTCGGGTTGGGGATCGAACATGTTCTACATGCCGCATGGCCTGACCATCGACTTGCACGGGAATTACTGGATCACGGATGTGGCCATGCACCAGGCTTTCAAG TTCAAGCCCTTTAGCAACAAGCCTCTGCTGACCATTGGGAAGCGCTTCAGGCCAGGATCATCCGTGAAGCACCTGTGCAAGCCCACATCCATTGCAGTGGCGACCACCGGAGAG TTCTTCGTCGCCGATGGCTACTGCAACAGTCGCATACTCAAGTTCAATGCCGCTGGCAAGCTGCTCCGCACGATTCCCCAGCCACCCg AATTCCTCTCTTTGCAGGTGCCACACGCCATCACCTTGCTGGAACACCTAGATCTGTTGTGCATCGCCGACAGGGAGAACATGAGGGTGGTCTGTCCCAA AGCTGGCTTGATATCCTCCCACGGCGAGGGTGAACCGGCGGCCACCATCCAGGAACCGGACTTGGGTCGCGTCTTCGGAGTGGCCAGCTTCGGGGACATAGTGTTCGCCGTAAATGGACCCACCTCCATGCTGCCGGTGCGGGGATTCACCATCGATCCGCGCTCGGAGACGATCATCGGGCACTGGGGCGAGTTCAAGAACCCGCACTCCATGGCGGTCAGTGTCAACGGATCGGCGCTGTATGTGACCGAGATCGGAACCAATCACCAGACGAATCGAGTGTGGAAGTATGTGCTGGCCTGA
- the LOC27207542 gene encoding protein angel produces the protein MYKSLLHNVTLKATSRIIRRSVSSQAKGASGKRKQKAKEMESSHDRNRRWTPLGDPTEGGDPHKCSSFKVVSYNILAQDLLLEHLFLYVGIPHEFLSWQRRQQNLLRELLKLDPDILCLQEMQFDHLPVLVQRLRIGNGKKLAYVYKKKTGCRTDGCAIVYDSSKFKLLDHQAVELRDQAVALLNRDNVALFAKFRFRKQQEQQKEFVVATTHLLFNQKRSDVRCAQVERILEELHSFSTDTPIVLTGDFNSLPDSPPIEFLVGKNGGVDSTDCPEPLHFEIIDSGKGTASTYQNEWVIVDYILRSLGSRSRHKLLPLSVYSLPTINCCIGTGQIPNYRLGSDHYALGAVFTVV, from the coding sequence ATGTACAAGTCCCTGCTGCACAACGTTACACTCAAGGCGACATCAAGGATCATCAGGCGCAGCGTTAGCAGCCAGGCAAAAGGAGCCAGCGGAAAgcgcaaacaaaaagcgaaggAAATGGAGTCGAGCCACGATCGGAATAGGCGCTGGACGCCATTGGGGGATCCGACTGAGGGTGGAGACCCACACAAGTGCTCCTCCTTCAAGGTTGTCTCGTATAATATCTTGGCCCAGGATCTGCTACTGGAGCACCTTTTCCTGTACGTGGGAATCCCGCATGAGTTCCTCAGCTGGCAACGCCGCCAGCAGAACCTTCTCAGGGAACTGCTCAAACTGGATCCGGACATACTATGCCTGCAGGAGATGCAGTTCGACCACCTCCCAGTGCTCGTCCAAAGACTGCGTATAGGCAATGGCAAGAAGTTGGCTTATGTCTACAAAAAGAAGACCGGCTGTCGAACGGACGGATGCGCCATTGTCTACGACTCTTCAAAGTTCAAGTTGCTAGACCACCAAGCCGTGGAGCTGCGCGACCAGGCGGTGGCCCTGCTCAATCGCGACAATGTGGCCTTGTTTGCCAAGTTCCGATTCagaaagcagcaggagcagcagaaggagtTCGTGGTCGCCACCACGCACTTGCTCTTCAACCAGAAACGGAGCGATGTCCGTTGCGCCCAGGTGGAAAGGAttctggaggagctgcacTCGTTCTCCACCGACACGCCCATCGTCCTGACTGGTGACTTCAACAGTCTGCCCGACTCCCCGCCTATTGAATTCCTCGTTGGCAAGAATGGGGGTGTGGATTCCACAGATTGCCCAGAACCCCTGCATTTCGAGATCATCGATTCGGGAAAAGGAACTGCCTCCACATACCAGAACGAATGGGTCATCGTGGACTACATCCTGCGCTCGCTAGGATCGCGGAGCAGACACAAGCTCTTGCCCCTCAGCGTCTACTCACTGCCCACAATCAACTGTTGCATTGGGACGGGACAGATCCCCAATTACCGTCTGGGGTCGGATCACTACGCCTTGGGTGCAGTATTTACCGTTGTCTAG
- the LOC6735918 gene encoding 39S ribosomal protein L43, mitochondrial, whose product MSNSHLFLKSGFPRAPLQNGLGRYVCQLQRITLKFCKNNGSSRGMRDFIENHLLDFAKENPGIVVYVKPRRHRTPVLVGEYLNGEREWMSCRNSTQEEISKWIDLLKTQNGSSSSLRLRKMWHTEVPSIQGPWTPFLLRSPDAQGQAYPSVEASKPLETPQTATEKLIELFRQQQLEAGEEAHDVLNKKRAE is encoded by the exons ATGTCAAACAGCCACTTGTTCTTGAAGTCCGGCTTCCCCCGCGCGCCCCTGCAAAATGGACTGGGACGCTATGTTTGCCAGCTCCAGCGGATCACCCTAAAGTTCTGCAAGAATAATGGATCCAGCAGAGGCATGCG CGACTTCATTGAGAACCACTTGCTGGACTTCGCCAAAGAGAATCCCGGGATTGTGGTCTATGTGAAGCCCAGACGCCATCGCACGCCAGTTTTGGTGGGAGAGTATT TGAACGGCGAGCGCGAGTGGATGAGCTGCAGGAACAGCACTCAAGAGGAAATCTCCAAGTGGATTGACTTGCTTAAGACCCAAAACGGCAGCTCCAGCTCCCTGCGACTCCGGAAAATGTGGCACACGGAAGTGCCCTCCATCCAAGGCCCATGGACGCCATTCCTGCTGCGTTCGCCGGATGCCCAAGGCCAGGCCTACCCCAGTGTCGAGGCGTCCAAGCCGCTGGAGACGCCGCAAACCGCCACCGAGAAGCTCATCGAGTTGTtccgccagcagcaactggaAGCTGGCGAGGAAGCACACGACGTGCTGAACAAAAAGCGGGCCGAGTGA
- the LOC6735914 gene encoding protein lethal(2)essential for life, with amino-acid sequence MSVVPLMFRDWWDELDFPMRTSRLLDQHFGQGLKRDDLMSSVWNSRPTVLRSGYLRPWHTNSLQKQESGSTLNIDSEKFEVILDVQQFSPSEITVKVADKFVIVEGKHEEKQDEHGYVSRQFSRRYQLPSDVNPDTVTSSLSSDGLLTIKAPMKALPPPQTERLVQITQTGPSSKEDNAKKVETSTA; translated from the exons ATGTCCGTAGTGCCACTGATGTTCCGTGACTGGTGGGATGAGCTCGACTTTCCAATGCGCACCTCGCGCCTCTTGGACCAGCACTTCGGTCAGGGACTGAAGAGGGATGACCTCATGTCCTCCGTGTGGAACTCCCGCCCCACAGTGCTGCGATCGGGATACCTGCGCCCCTGGCACACGAACAGCCTGCAGAAGCAGGAGTCCGGATCCACCCTCAACATCGACAGCGAGAAGTTCGAGGTCATCCTGGACGTGCAGCAGTTCTCGCCATCCGAGATCACCGTCAAGGTGGCCGACAAGTTCGTCATCGTGGAGGGAAAGCACGAGGAGAAGCAGGACGAGCACGGATATGTCTCCCGCCAGTTCTCCAGACGCTACCAGCTGCCAA GTGATGTCAACCCCGACACGGTCACATCCTCCCTCTCTTCCGACGGCCTGCTGACCATCAAGGCGCCCATGAAGGCGCTGCCTCCTCCGCAGACTGAACGCCTTGTGCAGATCACACAGACTGGTCCCTCCTCCAAGGAGGACAACGCCAAGAAGGTGGAGACCTCCACCGCCTAG